One Polycladomyces zharkentensis genomic region harbors:
- a CDS encoding lipoate--protein ligase family protein: MENTWRLLWTGYQNAAKNMAVDEAILIAHSEGKAPPTIRFYGWNPPTLSIGYFQRVEKEVDLEQLRKHGLGFVRRPTGGRAVLHDRELTYSIIVSESYPGIPRSVTQSYRVISNGLLEGFRQLGLQADMVSLADESEKEHFASMGSAACFDSPSWYELVVEGRKVAGSAQTRQRGVILQHGSILLDLDADLLFDVLRFPSDRVKERMKAGFLEKAVAINQLRDTPVMMEEALEAFTRGFEKGMGLRLSPGELSAYEETLVQQLVETRYGRDEWNLKR, from the coding sequence ATGGAAAACACGTGGCGATTGCTGTGGACGGGATACCAAAACGCAGCGAAAAACATGGCGGTGGATGAGGCGATTCTGATCGCGCACAGCGAGGGCAAGGCACCGCCCACCATCCGGTTCTACGGATGGAATCCCCCGACGCTGTCCATCGGCTATTTTCAGCGGGTCGAAAAAGAAGTGGATCTGGAGCAATTACGCAAGCATGGTTTGGGCTTTGTTCGGCGCCCGACAGGTGGCAGGGCTGTTCTGCATGATCGGGAGTTGACTTACAGCATCATCGTATCCGAATCGTATCCGGGCATCCCTCGCTCGGTAACCCAATCGTATCGGGTGATCAGCAACGGACTGCTGGAAGGCTTCCGCCAACTGGGCTTGCAGGCGGACATGGTGTCGCTGGCGGACGAATCCGAGAAAGAACATTTTGCTTCCATGGGATCGGCTGCTTGTTTCGATTCTCCCTCCTGGTATGAACTGGTCGTGGAAGGGCGCAAGGTGGCCGGCAGTGCGCAGACGAGGCAACGGGGCGTCATTTTGCAACACGGTTCCATTTTGCTCGATCTGGATGCGGACTTGCTGTTCGATGTGCTCCGTTTTCCCTCCGACCGTGTGAAGGAGCGGATGAAGGCCGGTTTTCTTGAAAAAGCGGTGGCCATCAATCAACTGCGGGATACCCCTGTTATGATGGAAGAAGCCTTGGAAGCCTTTACGCGCGGATTTGAAAAAGGGATGGGATTGCGGCTGTCGCCCGGTGAACTGTCGGCGTATGAGGAAACGCTTGTCCAACAATTGGTGGAAACGAGGTACGGCCGGGATGAGTGGAATCTGAAACGTTAG
- a CDS encoding GNAT family N-acetyltransferase → MWTIRPAQVKDARKIQQHLHKAYRPIKKYGFNMEAVDVSVKRVEESIREDELYVIADEDDRIWGTVRLQDNDETRDTLSWFSIAPELKGQGLGKMLFEFAQERAKERGRKKLYLDTAKDHPWLPDMYRRWGCKEIGTIRWPGQNFDAVQFEIEL, encoded by the coding sequence ATGTGGACGATTCGCCCTGCCCAGGTAAAGGACGCGCGCAAGATTCAGCAACATTTGCACAAGGCGTATCGACCGATCAAAAAGTACGGGTTTAACATGGAAGCGGTGGATGTTTCCGTCAAGCGTGTGGAAGAGAGCATTCGCGAAGATGAGCTGTACGTGATCGCAGACGAGGATGACCGCATTTGGGGAACGGTTCGGCTGCAAGACAACGATGAAACGCGGGATACACTCAGTTGGTTCAGCATCGCCCCGGAGCTGAAAGGACAAGGCCTGGGCAAAATGCTGTTTGAATTTGCGCAGGAACGGGCCAAGGAACGGGGACGAAAGAAACTGTATCTCGATACGGCAAAGGATCATCCGTGGCTGCCGGATATGTACCGGCGTTGGGGTTGCAAGGAAATTGGAACCATTCGCTGGCCGGGTCAGAACTTTGACGCCGTCCAGTTTGAGATTGAGCTATAA
- a CDS encoding LysR family transcriptional regulator — protein MELRHLKTFKVVADMGGFTRAAEALGYAQSTITSHIQALERELGRPLFDRLGKTVVLTSAGERLYEYAAQILRLSQAAESAVTDDSQPAGRLTIGAPESLTVYRLPAIMREYKERYPDVQIVLMPSQCWEMSPKLRAGELDVAFLLAPPAEEPDMHVETLLAEPMALIASPRHPLKDRACVHPEDLVNETLLKTEKGCSYRQCFEHDMKSVHPAHEIEFWNIEAIKQCVMAGLGIAYLPRITVETELNEGKLIALPWYQDQPVVLTQLAYHKNKWLSPALRAFVDMVRQHAERWREKTSIMRV, from the coding sequence TTGGAACTGCGTCACTTGAAAACGTTCAAGGTCGTTGCCGATATGGGCGGATTCACCCGCGCTGCCGAGGCATTGGGGTATGCGCAATCCACCATCACCTCTCACATTCAGGCGCTGGAACGGGAACTGGGACGCCCGTTATTCGACCGATTGGGAAAAACAGTGGTGCTCACCTCCGCCGGTGAACGGCTGTACGAATACGCCGCGCAAATCCTCCGACTCTCTCAGGCGGCAGAATCGGCGGTGACGGACGATTCACAACCCGCAGGCAGGTTGACAATCGGTGCCCCGGAATCGTTGACGGTTTATCGTTTACCGGCCATCATGCGTGAATACAAGGAACGGTACCCCGATGTGCAAATCGTGCTGATGCCCAGTCAGTGCTGGGAAATGTCTCCCAAACTGCGTGCCGGTGAACTGGATGTCGCCTTCCTGCTGGCACCGCCCGCCGAAGAGCCGGACATGCACGTGGAAACGTTGTTGGCCGAACCGATGGCGTTGATCGCCTCACCCCGACATCCGCTGAAGGACCGGGCATGTGTCCATCCTGAAGACTTGGTTAACGAAACCCTGCTGAAAACGGAAAAAGGATGCAGTTACCGCCAGTGTTTCGAACATGACATGAAATCAGTACATCCTGCTCATGAGATCGAATTTTGGAATATCGAGGCGATCAAACAATGTGTCATGGCGGGCCTCGGCATCGCCTACCTGCCCCGGATCACGGTGGAAACCGAGCTGAACGAGGGGAAATTGATCGCACTCCCATGGTACCAGGATCAGCCGGTCGTACTCACCCAGTTGGCGTATCACAAGAACAAATGGCTGTCCCCCGCTTTGCGTGCGTTTGTCGACATGGTGCGCCAACATGCGGAACGGTGGCGGGAAAAGACGTCCATCATGCGTGTATAG